The Bacillota bacterium genomic interval TTTATGGGAAGTCCTGTGCTGATGGACTTTGTTTGGCGTTTTCCATAAATATCTTTATAGTTGAGGATAATATGGAAATACCCGTTTTTTTCCCGTAGATGTCCTGCTACCATAATAATTAACCTCCTTGAAAAGTAACAGTTTAAATTCACCTACCACTGACGATTAGAGTGTAGCAGGCTTTATAATATAGTTCAAATGTGCAAACAAAATTTTATGTATTAGATTCCTGTACGACGTCTAAGTATTCAAAAATATGGAGCTTCGGAATTTTATAGGATCTGCCTATCTTAAAATGCTTGATTTTATTTTGTTTCAAAAGACGGTATCCGGTTTTTGTGCTGATACCTCCAAGCATTTCGCACATTTGTTCTACGTTCACTACATCCGGATATTCCCGAAAGACCAGTTTATATGCCTCATTACTCTTTAACAAAGTATCAGCCCCTTTCTACGCAATGTTAAACATGCAGAATTAAGGGTACGCCATTATTTGGGTGCGCATATACGCTCGTACAATGTGGCGCACCCTTAGTCTGCATCTCTGTTTTGGTTTTTATATATAATTATGGGTTTATCCGGCGGACAGCGGTTGACCGTCCTCATAGGAATTCCACCTCCCCGTCAACGACCGGGGCGCACTCTGGGACCTAACCTCGACTATGCGCAAGTATCATTATCCCTCCGTATGTGTCATCGCCTTAAGTGCAACCAGCATTTATTTATTGCACGGGTATCGATCGCTCGCACCTTTACTTCATCCAATCCGTAGATAGCATTGATCCTTCGCTTACAATCCGGCATAATGCCGGACAGGTGGTCCTGGCGTACCTGCAATCTGGCTTTCCTTCACAGGACATACGGGGAACGTACCGGATAAAACACCTATTCAATTGTCAAGGTTCTGTTGAGGGGGGGTAGAGCATGTCCCTCTATTAATCAGCAGATTTTTTGGGCAAAAGTTAACCCTATCAAGAATTATTTTTTAAAAATTTTTCTATGCTTTTTAAGCCTTGCTCAATGGAATGTGTAACAGCAGATTTGCTCACGCCTTCAATCCTGGCTATTTCCGCTTTGCTCATGTCAAGGAAGAAATGGGCGTAGATACGCTTTGCCTGTTTTTCCGGAATGCTGTTGATAGCGGCATACAACTCCTGCTTACTCATTTTGCGCTCATAGATTTCTTCCGGCGATAAAACCAGCAGGACGACCTCCCTTTCAATACCATCGTTAGCGTCAAGGGAATAGTATGCTTTGTAGACACGTCTGCGCTCAAAGTCTGCATGTTCCTTTCGGCTAAGCTGTTTAAATAGTCCTGAAATATCATTTGTCACTTCAACGAAAAAGTCAGATTTATAGAACGGGTAGTAATCCCGCAAATTGATCCTTATCATATATGAACCTCCGTTTTGATTTTTTTAGTAGAAAAACCAAAACAGAGGGGGAGAGCGGCACCCTGATGAATATCCCAAATATGTAAAAAAGCCGGGCTTGTCCAATTCAAAAAGTTGCTTATAAAAGAAATGGATTTTTCGGCATATAAGTCGAAAATACAGATTTTTTGTCAATAAGAAAACCGCAATTTGCTTGTTACAAATTGCGGTTTTCCGGATTATTCGGCACGTATTGGATTGAGGGATAATTAGAGGACGTAATTTATACCATAAGGATGGAGGATAAATATTCATTTTGGAGAAACCAATATCAGCATAGATATAGCTTCTATAATCCTTTACTTCTGCTATTTTAGCTTCTTTAACACAAATTCGTTTTTCATCTATAAGCACCTCACTCACTTAAAACGAAAAACAAAAATCTTGATAACGGCATCATCAATATGACAGTGATATTTTGTCGAAATATATACCTTATACTCTCAAATTAGTAATTAAATCCCTTTACTGCTCGCAAAAAAACCTGCCACTTA includes:
- a CDS encoding helix-turn-helix domain-containing protein codes for the protein MCEMLGGISTKTGYRLLKQNKIKHFKIGRSYKIPKLHIFEYLDVVQESNT
- a CDS encoding sigma-70 family RNA polymerase sigma factor, yielding MIRINLRDYYPFYKSDFFVEVTNDISGLFKQLSRKEHADFERRRVYKAYYSLDANDGIEREVVLLVLSPEEIYERKMSKQELYAAINSIPEKQAKRIYAHFFLDMSKAEIARIEGVSKSAVTHSIEQGLKSIEKFLKNNS